From a single Pseudomonas triticicola genomic region:
- a CDS encoding alpha/beta hydrolase: MFLSLLTRLRRRRLAFAMMAALIIGVPTSCAVLEHTERKLLFRIEPGTAGWYRGLPGSVQELDLQPKSFKAGQNIHAWWWPAERANAPAILYLHGVRWNLTGQLFRIEQLRAAGYSVLAIDYRGFGQSKGDLPSESSVYEDARVAWERFQVLQPDPNKRLIYGHSLGGAVAIDLAAELGQNAARNHTPLPVRGLVIESTFTSLADVAAAVANTSLPVRWLLSQKFDSIDKIADIHMPLLVVHGLADAFVPPRFSEQLFNAAEQPKRLLLVPGATHNNSMALGGQGYRKALDALMQTKAAPQVAGPTVAKGSRDS, encoded by the coding sequence CCGCGTTGATCATTGGCGTGCCGACGAGTTGTGCGGTGCTGGAACACACCGAGCGCAAACTGCTTTTTCGCATTGAGCCGGGCACTGCCGGCTGGTATCGCGGACTGCCCGGCAGCGTTCAGGAACTCGATCTGCAACCGAAGAGTTTCAAGGCCGGGCAGAACATCCATGCCTGGTGGTGGCCGGCGGAACGTGCCAATGCCCCGGCAATCCTTTACTTGCATGGCGTGCGCTGGAACCTCACCGGACAGTTGTTCCGCATAGAGCAACTACGCGCGGCGGGCTATTCGGTGCTGGCCATCGATTATCGAGGGTTCGGCCAAAGCAAGGGTGATCTACCATCCGAAAGCAGCGTTTATGAAGATGCCCGCGTGGCGTGGGAGCGCTTCCAGGTGCTGCAACCGGACCCGAACAAGCGCCTGATCTACGGCCACTCTCTCGGTGGCGCGGTGGCGATTGATCTGGCGGCCGAACTGGGGCAGAACGCAGCCCGCAACCACACACCTCTGCCGGTACGCGGTCTGGTCATTGAATCAACCTTCACTTCCCTGGCCGATGTCGCCGCCGCTGTGGCGAACACCTCGCTCCCGGTGCGCTGGTTGCTGTCGCAGAAATTCGATTCCATCGACAAGATCGCCGATATTCATATGCCGCTTTTGGTGGTGCATGGCCTGGCTGATGCCTTTGTGCCGCCGCGCTTCAGCGAGCAGCTGTTCAATGCCGCTGAGCAGCCCAAGCGCCTGTTGCTGGTGCCCGGAGCAACACACAACAACAGCATGGCGCTTGGCGGTCAGGGGTATCGCAAGGCACTGGATGCGTTGATGCAGACCAAAGCGGCCCCGCAGGTTGCCGGCCCGACAGTCGCCAAAGGCTCTCGAG